Proteins encoded in a region of the Halostella limicola genome:
- a CDS encoding M48 family metallopeptidase — MRRIGARLLMVLVGLGLLGIHLLVGLAAVEAFALLFAGRPDPAVLVAGTVGAGLVLGYLSYRAGAKRLVAGLDAVELPRSRAPWLYRRLDGLCEEMRVVRPRIYVAALPAPNALAVGAGEGIVILDRELFRILDGDEMEAILAHELAHLETRDALIQTLGTSLVQTVSGLLFFLLFPVGLIAAGVRRAGAWIAGRRPEPFSHHLLRVHYRVGQVVVALLFAVTLALRAHSRRREFAADDRAVEVTGDPLALARALARIQRASRPRRGPLSSLYIYGQEEDDALTRLLATHPPMEERIERMVERADDAATRIPIR, encoded by the coding sequence ATGCGACGGATCGGGGCTCGGCTCCTGATGGTCCTCGTCGGCCTCGGCCTGCTGGGCATCCACCTGCTGGTCGGACTCGCCGCGGTTGAGGCGTTCGCCCTCCTGTTCGCGGGGCGGCCGGACCCCGCGGTGCTCGTCGCCGGGACGGTGGGGGCCGGGCTGGTCCTCGGCTACCTCAGCTACCGCGCCGGCGCGAAGCGGCTGGTGGCGGGGCTGGACGCGGTGGAGCTGCCGCGGTCGCGCGCGCCGTGGCTCTACCGCCGTCTCGACGGCCTCTGCGAGGAGATGCGCGTCGTCCGCCCGCGGATCTACGTCGCCGCGCTCCCGGCCCCGAACGCGCTCGCCGTCGGCGCGGGCGAGGGCATCGTGATCCTCGACCGCGAACTGTTCCGGATCCTCGACGGCGACGAGATGGAGGCGATCCTCGCGCACGAACTCGCCCACCTGGAGACGCGGGACGCGCTGATCCAGACGCTCGGCACCAGCCTCGTCCAGACGGTGAGCGGGCTGCTCTTCTTCCTCCTGTTCCCGGTCGGCCTGATCGCCGCCGGGGTCCGCCGCGCCGGCGCGTGGATCGCCGGCCGCCGCCCGGAACCGTTCAGCCACCACCTGCTGCGGGTGCACTACCGGGTCGGGCAGGTCGTCGTCGCGCTCCTGTTCGCGGTGACGCTGGCCCTGCGCGCCCACTCGCGACGCCGCGAGTTCGCGGCCGACGACCGCGCCGTCGAGGTGACGGGCGACCCCCTCGCGCTGGCCCGGGCGCTGGCGCGTATCCAGCGCGCCTCCCGACCGCGCCGCGGCCCGCTCTCCTCGCTGTACATCTACGGGCAGGAGGAGGACGACGCGCTGACCCGCCTGCTCGCCACGCACCCGCCGATGGAGGAGCGCATCGAGCGGATGGTCGAGCGCGCGGACGACGCGGCGACGCGGATCCCGATCCGGTGA
- a CDS encoding helix-turn-helix domain-containing protein yields the protein MKRVRVRISAGGREGEIHPVYGVLANAPYVEYATAIQWNFTDEELGILHYVEGDPDRFEAALRSIPEVLAHEIECAGDRSFYAYVRDDTTPAVRKLWDVAARRSVVSVPPVEYRPDGSVTFSMVGPSEELQAGIDSVPDPVTVTVEEITGLGAMPRVAATGLTERQRAAVEAAIDEGYYEVPRTGSQRDVAERLDCAPSTAAEHLQKAEAALVRAAFA from the coding sequence ATGAAACGCGTCCGGGTGCGGATCAGCGCCGGCGGCCGCGAAGGGGAGATCCACCCGGTGTACGGGGTGCTGGCGAACGCGCCGTACGTCGAGTACGCGACGGCGATACAGTGGAACTTCACCGACGAGGAACTGGGCATCCTGCACTACGTCGAGGGCGACCCCGACCGGTTCGAGGCGGCGCTGCGGTCGATCCCCGAGGTGCTGGCCCACGAGATCGAGTGCGCCGGCGACCGGTCGTTCTACGCCTACGTCAGGGACGACACGACTCCCGCCGTTCGGAAGCTGTGGGACGTGGCGGCCCGGCGGAGCGTCGTCTCGGTGCCGCCGGTCGAGTACCGCCCGGACGGGTCGGTGACGTTCTCGATGGTCGGGCCGAGCGAGGAGCTACAGGCCGGCATCGACTCCGTCCCCGATCCCGTGACGGTCACGGTCGAGGAGATAACGGGACTGGGCGCGATGCCCCGCGTCGCCGCGACCGGGCTGACGGAGCGCCAGCGGGCGGCCGTGGAGGCGGCGATAGACGAGGGGTACTACGAGGTGCCCCGAACCGGAAGCCAGCGCGACGTAGCCGAGCGCCTGGACTGCGCGCCCTCGACGGCGGCGGAGCACCTGCAGAAAGCGGAGGCGGCGCTGGTGCGGGCGGCGTTCGCTTAG
- the mch gene encoding methenyltetrahydromethanopterin cyclohydrolase — protein MESLNRMAIELVDEAIDFAEELGIGAYELDNEATVLDFGIDVSGGIEAGLLLGEIQTAGLATVQTRMDELAGAPLPHVELSTDHPGLALLGSQKAGWEVSVDDFEGLGSGPARALVAEEDEYRRIGYHDAFEFAVLAVETDEYPDEAVVEHVADLAEVEPNGVFLAAFPTASVVGSVTMAARAAELAVFRLSELGYDPMDVVTASGSAPLPPVADGEEAAIGRTNDALAYGGQVHLVVEEEFDRFDEVPSTATDEYGTPFAEIFEDHDWEFYDVPETVFAPAQVTIDVVGGDTHVLGERNEELLADSFDL, from the coding sequence ATGGAGAGTCTCAACCGGATGGCCATCGAGCTCGTCGACGAGGCCATCGACTTCGCCGAGGAGCTCGGCATCGGGGCGTACGAACTGGACAACGAGGCGACGGTGCTCGACTTCGGCATCGACGTCTCCGGCGGCATCGAGGCCGGGCTGCTGCTCGGCGAGATCCAGACCGCGGGGCTGGCGACGGTCCAGACGCGGATGGACGAGCTGGCCGGCGCGCCGCTCCCCCACGTCGAACTGTCGACCGACCATCCGGGTCTCGCCCTGCTCGGCTCCCAGAAGGCCGGCTGGGAGGTCAGCGTCGACGACTTCGAGGGACTGGGGAGCGGCCCCGCCCGCGCGCTGGTCGCCGAGGAGGACGAGTACCGCCGGATCGGCTACCACGACGCCTTCGAGTTCGCGGTGCTGGCCGTCGAGACCGACGAGTACCCCGACGAGGCCGTCGTCGAGCACGTCGCCGACCTCGCCGAGGTCGAGCCGAACGGCGTCTTCCTCGCGGCCTTCCCCACGGCCAGCGTCGTCGGGAGCGTCACGATGGCCGCCCGCGCCGCCGAACTCGCCGTCTTCCGCCTCTCGGAACTGGGCTACGACCCGATGGACGTCGTCACCGCCAGCGGGAGCGCGCCGCTGCCGCCGGTCGCCGACGGCGAGGAGGCCGCCATCGGCCGGACGAACGACGCGCTGGCCTACGGCGGGCAGGTCCACCTCGTCGTCGAGGAGGAGTTCGACCGCTTCGACGAGGTCCCTTCGACCGCGACCGACGAGTACGGCACGCCGTTCGCCGAGATCTTCGAGGACCACGACTGGGAGTTCTACGACGTCCCCGAGACGGTGTTCGCGCCGGCGCAGGTGACCATCGATGTCGTCGGCGGCGACACGCACGTCCTCGGCGAGCGAAACGAGGAACTGCTGGCCGACAGCTTCGACCTGTGA
- a CDS encoding class I SAM-dependent methyltransferase codes for MTDPDDARGETARGYDALAERDGDGWESPWHDNPLQRHYSWPATKAMLPELADRRVLDAGCGVGDHVEWLLDRGATVVGVDASEAAVDRARSRFDDAAAAAFRRADLTEPLAFDGGAFDVVLSHLVLDHVAELRPVFEEFRRVLSDGGALVFAVVHPMQYYEEYDAVETYYDAAAVEVGWDDATVTSHHRPVGEILNALVGAGFRLDEVAEPRPREEYLDHAPERWSPAERPQILCVRARAD; via the coding sequence ATGACCGACCCCGACGACGCCCGCGGCGAGACTGCGCGAGGGTACGACGCGCTGGCCGAGCGCGACGGCGACGGGTGGGAGAGCCCGTGGCACGACAACCCGCTCCAGCGCCACTACTCGTGGCCGGCCACGAAGGCGATGCTCCCCGAACTGGCCGACCGGCGGGTGCTTGACGCGGGGTGCGGCGTCGGCGACCACGTCGAGTGGCTCCTGGACCGGGGCGCGACAGTCGTCGGCGTCGACGCCAGCGAGGCCGCCGTCGACCGGGCTCGCAGCCGGTTCGACGACGCGGCCGCGGCGGCGTTCCGACGGGCCGACCTGACGGAACCGCTCGCCTTCGACGGCGGCGCCTTCGACGTCGTCCTCAGTCACCTCGTGCTCGACCACGTCGCGGAGTTGCGTCCCGTGTTCGAGGAGTTCCGGCGAGTGCTGTCTGACGGCGGCGCGCTCGTGTTCGCGGTCGTCCACCCGATGCAGTACTACGAGGAGTACGATGCGGTCGAGACCTACTACGACGCCGCTGCGGTGGAGGTCGGGTGGGACGACGCAACGGTCACGTCGCACCACCGGCCGGTCGGCGAGATCCTGAACGCGCTCGTCGGCGCCGGCTTCCGCCTCGACGAGGTGGCCGAACCGCGCCCGCGCGAGGAGTACCTCGATCACGCGCCCGAGCGGTGGTCGCCCGCGGAGCGACCCCAGATCCTCTGCGTCAGGGCGCGGGCCGACTAA
- a CDS encoding HAD family hydrolase, which translates to MTAVDAVLFDLDDTLCEYRRGVEELLDAAFDDVGVEPFFEASEYYARYDEFMEQTDSMVDLRRECFAAIAEERGRDPEAGRALADAYAAERDHANVRPLPGAGEAVEALAADHRLAVLTNGAPEMQSEKLSQLPFRDAFDEVVHAGYDTPRKPEPDPFHHALDLLDATPERAVHVGNSLTTDVPGAHAAGVRSAWLSDGSEPDPVPDYRLDSLHDLVTPPWLE; encoded by the coding sequence ATGACCGCCGTCGACGCCGTCCTGTTCGACCTGGACGACACCCTCTGTGAGTACCGTCGGGGCGTCGAGGAGTTGCTCGACGCCGCGTTCGACGACGTCGGCGTGGAGCCCTTCTTCGAGGCGAGCGAGTACTACGCCCGCTACGACGAGTTCATGGAGCAGACCGACTCGATGGTCGACCTCCGGCGGGAGTGTTTCGCCGCCATCGCCGAGGAACGCGGCCGCGACCCCGAGGCTGGCCGCGCGCTGGCGGACGCCTACGCCGCCGAGCGCGACCACGCGAACGTCCGCCCGCTGCCGGGCGCGGGCGAGGCGGTCGAGGCGCTCGCGGCGGACCACCGCCTCGCGGTGCTCACGAACGGTGCGCCGGAGATGCAGTCGGAGAAGTTGTCGCAGCTGCCGTTCCGGGACGCGTTCGACGAGGTCGTTCACGCGGGCTACGACACGCCGCGGAAGCCGGAGCCCGACCCCTTTCACCACGCGCTCGACCTGCTGGACGCGACGCCGGAGCGGGCGGTGCACGTCGGCAACTCGCTGACGACCGACGTCCCGGGCGCCCACGCCGCGGGCGTCCGCTCGGCGTGGCTCTCGGACGGCTCGGAGCCGGATCCCGTTCCCGACTACCGCCTCGACTCGCTGCACGACCTTGTCACCCCGCCGTGGCTGGAGTAG
- a CDS encoding 50S ribosomal protein L3: MPQPSRPRKGSLGFGPRKRAESEVPRFNSWPDDDGQPALQGFAGYKAGMTHVVMINDESDSPREGMEETVPVTIVETPPMRAVALRAYEDTAYGKKPLTEVWTDEFHGELDRVLDVPEEHDADAAEDELREALDAGDVADVRVITHTVPDGVPSVPKKKPDVMETRVGGGSVQDRVDFALDLVADGGEHEMNDVFRAGEYADVSGVTKGKGTQGPVKRWGVQKRKGKHARQGWRRRIGNLGPWNPSRVRSTVPQQGQTGYHQRTELNKRLVDIGEGDDASVDGGFVNYGEVDGPYALVKGSVPGPEQRLVRFRPAVRPNDQPRLDPEVRYVSTASNQG; encoded by the coding sequence ATGCCACAACCAAGCAGACCACGCAAAGGCTCGCTGGGGTTCGGTCCGCGGAAGCGCGCGGAGAGTGAAGTTCCGCGCTTCAATTCGTGGCCGGACGACGACGGACAGCCTGCGCTTCAGGGTTTCGCCGGCTACAAGGCAGGCATGACCCACGTGGTGATGATCAACGACGAGTCAGACTCCCCCCGCGAAGGGATGGAGGAGACCGTCCCCGTCACCATCGTGGAGACGCCGCCCATGCGCGCCGTCGCCCTGCGAGCGTACGAAGATACAGCTTACGGAAAGAAGCCCCTCACGGAGGTCTGGACCGACGAGTTCCACGGTGAACTCGACCGCGTCCTCGACGTCCCCGAGGAGCACGACGCCGACGCCGCCGAGGACGAGCTCCGCGAGGCGCTCGACGCCGGCGACGTCGCCGACGTCCGGGTCATCACGCACACCGTGCCGGACGGCGTGCCGAGCGTCCCGAAGAAGAAGCCCGACGTGATGGAGACGCGAGTCGGCGGCGGGTCCGTACAGGACCGCGTCGACTTCGCGCTCGATCTCGTCGCCGACGGCGGCGAACACGAGATGAACGACGTGTTCCGCGCCGGCGAGTACGCCGACGTCAGCGGCGTCACGAAGGGCAAGGGCACCCAGGGCCCGGTTAAGCGCTGGGGCGTCCAGAAGCGGAAGGGCAAGCACGCCCGGCAGGGATGGCGGCGCCGGATCGGGAACCTCGGTCCGTGGAACCCCTCCCGCGTGCGCTCGACGGTCCCCCAGCAGGGGCAGACCGGTTACCACCAGCGCACGGAACTGAACAAGCGCCTCGTCGACATCGGCGAGGGCGACGACGCGTCCGTCGACGGCGGCTTCGTCAACTACGGCGAGGTCGACGGCCCGTACGCGCTCGTGAAGGGATCGGTCCCCGGCCCGGAACAGCGCCTCGTGCGTTTCCGACCGGCCGTCCGACCGAACGACCAGCCGCGCCTCGACCCCGAGGTGCGCTACGTCTCCACCGCATCGAACCAGGGATAA
- a CDS encoding SDR family oxidoreductase — protein MPTVLITGCSSGIGRATARAFDANGWDVYATAPDPANMTELADEGIEIAALDVTDDRSVETAVDDVLEQAGHVDVLVNNAGYGQIGPVEELPTDQLIEQFQVNTFGPHRVTRAVLPSMRERGDGTIINLSSIYGRTTMLGQGAYCGSKFALEALSDTLRGELANTGVDVVLVEPGPVETNFGNVALAQKGELERTGAYEWFYNMYDSRKAIDKMPGYVQPEDVAEVILRAASAAEPDARYLVGPPAKPVPLLKLVPDKLRDRALGFIQRVF, from the coding sequence ATGCCGACCGTACTCATCACCGGGTGTTCCTCCGGCATCGGCCGCGCGACCGCCCGCGCGTTCGACGCGAACGGCTGGGACGTCTACGCGACCGCGCCGGACCCCGCGAACATGACGGAACTGGCCGACGAGGGGATCGAGATCGCCGCGCTGGACGTCACGGACGACCGGTCCGTCGAGACCGCCGTCGACGACGTTCTGGAGCAGGCGGGCCACGTCGACGTCCTCGTCAACAACGCCGGCTACGGTCAGATCGGCCCCGTCGAGGAGCTGCCGACCGACCAGCTGATCGAGCAGTTCCAGGTGAACACGTTCGGCCCTCACCGCGTCACGCGGGCCGTCCTCCCGTCGATGCGCGAGCGCGGCGACGGGACGATAATCAACCTCTCCAGCATCTACGGGCGGACGACGATGCTCGGACAGGGCGCGTACTGCGGGTCGAAGTTCGCGCTCGAAGCCCTCTCGGACACGCTCCGCGGCGAACTGGCGAATACGGGCGTCGACGTGGTGCTGGTCGAACCCGGCCCCGTCGAGACGAACTTCGGAAACGTCGCGCTGGCGCAGAAAGGGGAGCTTGAGCGCACGGGCGCGTACGAGTGGTTCTACAACATGTACGACAGCCGGAAGGCGATCGACAAGATGCCGGGGTACGTCCAGCCCGAGGACGTAGCCGAGGTCATCCTGCGCGCGGCGTCGGCCGCGGAGCCCGACGCGCGGTACCTCGTCGGTCCGCCGGCCAAGCCCGTTCCGCTGCTGAAACTGGTACCGGACAAACTGCGCGACCGGGCGCTGGGGTTCATCCAGCGGGTATTCTGA
- a CDS encoding putative RNA uridine N3 methyltransferase — protein sequence MTVSVLVPSSLVREAEDKREATRKVGYVARAATVFRADRLTVFRDREGERRWGGGFVETVLRYAATPPYLRKEAWGKRDELEYAGVLPPLRAASQTGSESNGSGSLRQGIVTEVGPEGRVRVNCGLQHPISLVVPPKMEVDEGERVTIRISSREPVRAKIVDRPLPGLTVDRADLSAALGREDAGIRIATSRHGEPLTVSRLGRLAGRIEGDGMTVAFGSPERGLPEMIEGLTVEDVRASRTPDEGAVETEPADEADASPAVEPGAPGRFDLWLNAIPNQGSEVVRTEEAMFAALGCLTLTE from the coding sequence ATGACTGTCAGCGTACTCGTGCCGTCGTCCCTCGTCCGGGAAGCCGAAGACAAACGCGAGGCAACTCGCAAGGTCGGCTACGTCGCCCGCGCGGCGACGGTGTTCCGGGCGGACCGCCTGACCGTCTTCCGCGACCGGGAAGGCGAGCGCAGGTGGGGCGGCGGGTTCGTCGAAACCGTACTGCGGTACGCCGCAACGCCGCCGTACCTCCGAAAGGAGGCGTGGGGCAAGCGGGACGAACTGGAGTACGCGGGCGTGCTGCCGCCGCTCCGCGCCGCGTCACAGACCGGCTCCGAATCGAACGGTTCGGGGTCGTTAAGACAGGGAATCGTGACCGAGGTCGGACCTGAAGGGCGCGTTCGGGTCAATTGCGGCTTGCAACACCCGATCTCCCTCGTCGTCCCTCCGAAAATGGAGGTCGACGAGGGGGAGCGCGTGACCATCAGGATCTCTTCGCGAGAGCCGGTCCGTGCGAAGATCGTCGATCGCCCCCTCCCGGGGCTGACGGTCGACCGCGCGGACCTGTCGGCAGCGCTCGGCCGTGAGGACGCTGGCATCCGAATCGCAACGTCGCGCCACGGTGAACCGCTCACCGTGTCGAGGCTCGGACGGCTGGCCGGACGGATCGAGGGCGACGGAATGACCGTCGCCTTCGGTTCGCCCGAGAGAGGGCTGCCGGAGATGATCGAGGGCCTGACCGTCGAGGACGTCAGGGCCTCCCGGACTCCCGACGAGGGAGCCGTTGAGACCGAACCGGCGGACGAGGCGGACGCCTCGCCCGCAGTCGAACCAGGCGCACCCGGCCGGTTCGACCTCTGGCTCAACGCGATTCCGAATCAGGGCAGCGAGGTCGTGCGAACGGAAGAAGCCATGTTCGCCGCCCTCGGCTGCCTCACACTCACAGAGTGA
- a CDS encoding GTPBP1 family GTP-binding protein, whose product MSPDRAVLERALDRGEREGGSVEFKERLTKDLHLSEGRRESLAAQLRHRVLSGDGEATYVVGVTDDGGLAGVAPDDFSESMDVLSLLAEEAGAHIEDVQTWGVDAVDGAADEGIVGVATVREGAMLDTDDEHVVVGTAGHVDHGKSTLVGSLVTGQADDGEGGTRGYLDVQPHEVERGLSADLSYGVYGFDGDGPVRMDNPHRKSDRARVVEESERLVSFVDTVGHEPWLRTTIRGLVGQKLDYGLLTVAADDGPTKTTREHLGVLLATELPTIVAITKADVVSDERLAEVEREVERMLRDVDRVPLRVNRHGVDAAVEEIGDTVVPVLATSAVTKEGLDQLDELFERLPKTAGTDGDFRMYIDRTYAVTGVGAVASGTIMSGEVEAGDELLLGPMPDGAFREVEVRSIEMHYHRVDKAKAGRIVGIALKGVREADIERGMVLLPREADPDPVREFEAEVMVLNHPTRIGDGYEPVVHLETVSEAAAFYPEGGQLLPGDSGHATVRFKFRPYLVEEGQRFVFREGRSKGVGTVTDVDP is encoded by the coding sequence AGCTTCGCCACCGCGTGCTCTCCGGCGACGGCGAGGCGACGTACGTCGTCGGCGTCACCGACGACGGTGGCCTCGCCGGCGTCGCGCCCGACGACTTCTCCGAGTCGATGGACGTGCTAAGCCTCCTGGCCGAGGAGGCCGGCGCGCACATCGAGGACGTCCAGACGTGGGGCGTCGACGCCGTCGACGGCGCGGCCGACGAGGGCATCGTCGGCGTCGCCACGGTCCGCGAGGGCGCGATGCTCGACACGGACGACGAGCACGTCGTCGTCGGCACCGCGGGCCACGTCGACCACGGGAAGAGCACCCTGGTCGGCAGCCTCGTCACCGGCCAGGCCGACGACGGCGAGGGCGGCACACGCGGCTACCTCGACGTCCAGCCCCACGAGGTCGAGCGCGGGCTCTCCGCCGACCTCTCCTACGGCGTCTACGGCTTCGACGGCGACGGCCCGGTCCGCATGGACAACCCGCACCGGAAGTCCGACCGCGCGCGCGTGGTCGAGGAATCGGAGCGCCTCGTCTCGTTCGTCGACACCGTCGGCCACGAGCCGTGGCTCCGCACGACGATCCGCGGGCTCGTCGGGCAGAAGCTCGACTACGGCCTGCTCACCGTCGCGGCCGACGACGGCCCGACGAAGACGACCCGCGAGCACCTCGGCGTCTTACTCGCGACGGAGCTGCCGACCATCGTCGCCATCACGAAGGCCGACGTCGTCTCGGACGAGCGCCTCGCCGAGGTCGAGCGCGAGGTCGAGCGGATGCTCCGCGACGTCGACCGGGTGCCGCTGCGCGTGAACAGACACGGCGTCGACGCGGCCGTCGAGGAGATCGGCGACACCGTCGTCCCCGTCCTCGCCACGAGCGCCGTCACGAAGGAGGGGCTCGACCAGTTGGACGAACTGTTCGAGCGCCTCCCCAAGACCGCCGGCACGGACGGCGACTTCCGGATGTACATCGACCGCACGTACGCCGTCACCGGGGTCGGCGCGGTCGCCTCGGGGACCATCATGTCCGGCGAGGTCGAGGCGGGCGACGAACTCCTGCTCGGCCCGATGCCGGACGGCGCGTTCCGCGAGGTGGAGGTCCGCTCCATCGAGATGCACTACCACCGCGTGGACAAGGCGAAGGCCGGCCGCATCGTCGGCATCGCGCTGAAGGGCGTCCGCGAGGCCGACATCGAGCGCGGCATGGTGTTGCTCCCGCGCGAAGCCGACCCCGACCCCGTCCGCGAGTTCGAGGCCGAGGTGATGGTGCTCAACCATCCGACCCGCATCGGCGACGGCTACGAGCCCGTCGTCCACCTCGAGACGGTCAGCGAGGCCGCCGCGTTCTACCCCGAGGGCGGCCAGTTGCTCCCCGGCGACAGCGGCCACGCCACGGTCCGGTTCAAGTTCCGCCCGTACCTCGTCGAGGAGGGCCAGCGGTTCGTCTTCCGCGAGGGGCGCTCGAAGGGCGTCGGCACGGTGACGGACGTCGACCCCTAA
- a CDS encoding SDR family oxidoreductase translates to MVRTLLTGATGRLGAALRPRLADAGHDVRAASRSPPAEDEAEWVELDLAAGTGVEAAVEGVDVVVHAATAPQGDSEAVDVRGTERLLSAAADAGVGNVLYVSIVGVDEIPFSYYEHKLAAERAVESADVPTTILRATQFHGFVDDLLGSLSRLPVWPLPTRFRVQPIDVGEVADAVVERATPTAGGRASLVGGPEVLTLREIAAAYRDARGLRRPIVRLPVPGRVAGGFRAGHATCPDRTVGTVTWERWLAERYGDADATSRPSASPT, encoded by the coding sequence ATGGTGCGAACGCTACTGACCGGCGCGACCGGCAGGCTCGGCGCGGCACTGCGGCCGCGACTCGCGGACGCGGGCCACGACGTGCGCGCGGCGAGCCGGTCGCCGCCCGCCGAGGACGAGGCGGAGTGGGTGGAACTGGACCTGGCAGCGGGAACCGGGGTCGAGGCGGCCGTCGAAGGCGTCGACGTCGTGGTCCACGCGGCCACGGCCCCGCAGGGGGACAGCGAGGCGGTCGACGTGCGCGGGACCGAGCGGCTCCTCTCGGCCGCCGCGGACGCCGGCGTCGGGAACGTCCTGTACGTCTCGATCGTCGGCGTCGACGAGATCCCGTTCTCGTACTACGAGCACAAGCTGGCGGCCGAGCGGGCCGTCGAGTCGGCGGACGTGCCGACGACGATCCTGCGGGCGACGCAGTTTCACGGCTTCGTCGACGACCTGCTGGGGAGCCTGTCGCGACTGCCGGTCTGGCCGCTGCCGACCCGCTTCCGGGTGCAGCCGATCGACGTCGGCGAGGTCGCGGACGCAGTCGTCGAGCGCGCGACCCCGACAGCGGGCGGTCGGGCGTCGCTCGTCGGCGGTCCCGAGGTACTGACCCTCCGCGAGATCGCGGCGGCCTACCGGGACGCGAGGGGACTGCGGCGCCCGATCGTCCGCCTGCCGGTCCCCGGGCGGGTCGCGGGCGGGTTCCGCGCCGGCCACGCCACCTGCCCGGATCGGACCGTCGGGACCGTGACGTGGGAGCGGTGGCTCGCCGAACGGTACGGCGACGCCGACGCGACGAGTCGCCCGTCCGCGTCGCCGACGTAG
- a CDS encoding arsenate-mycothiol transferase ArsC gives MKLAFVCVGNAGRSQMAAALAERERDRRGLNAAVISGGVDPADSVHDEVVDALREEGIDIGDRAPRRIAPDDIADADYVVTMGCSVDQFAPDGWTGESRVWDLGAGGTDEQLAEIRERVAALFDEIEAERRSEE, from the coding sequence ATGAAGCTAGCGTTCGTCTGTGTCGGCAACGCGGGGCGGAGTCAGATGGCGGCCGCGCTGGCCGAGCGCGAGCGGGACCGCCGCGGACTGAACGCGGCGGTCATCTCCGGCGGCGTCGACCCCGCCGACAGCGTCCACGACGAGGTCGTCGACGCGCTCAGGGAGGAAGGGATCGACATCGGCGACCGGGCCCCGCGACGGATCGCCCCGGACGATATCGCCGACGCCGACTACGTCGTGACGATGGGGTGTTCCGTCGACCAGTTCGCGCCGGACGGCTGGACCGGCGAGAGCCGGGTGTGGGACCTCGGCGCGGGCGGGACGGACGAGCAACTCGCGGAGATACGGGAACGCGTCGCGGCGCTGTTCGACGAGATAGAGGCCGAGCGGCGCTCGGAGGAGTGA
- a CDS encoding MTH1187 family thiamine-binding protein — protein MTTVALLSVAPVIEDSMASEVAKAVEALEGFDVSYETNPMGTVIEAEEASEVFAAAQAAHEAVDGDRVSTFLKIDDKRSKERSAAEKVEAVEDELGREARGDGT, from the coding sequence ATGACGACTGTCGCGCTGCTGTCGGTCGCACCGGTCATCGAGGACAGCATGGCGAGCGAGGTGGCGAAGGCCGTCGAGGCGCTGGAGGGGTTCGACGTGTCCTACGAGACGAACCCGATGGGCACGGTCATCGAGGCGGAGGAGGCGAGCGAGGTGTTCGCCGCCGCCCAGGCCGCCCATGAGGCGGTCGACGGCGACCGCGTCAGCACGTTCCTCAAGATCGACGACAAGCGGTCGAAGGAGCGCTCCGCCGCCGAGAAGGTCGAGGCCGTCGAGGACGAACTTGGCCGTGAGGCCCGCGGCGACGGGACCTGA
- a CDS encoding DUF7556 family protein: MNPEPETVDGRPVATGDVMAAIDEIDGRPHLVVADVDRDGAWVAMAETDAAALADWR; this comes from the coding sequence ATGAACCCGGAGCCGGAGACGGTCGACGGCCGGCCGGTAGCAACGGGCGACGTGATGGCGGCGATAGACGAGATCGACGGCCGCCCGCACCTCGTCGTCGCCGACGTCGATCGGGACGGCGCCTGGGTCGCGATGGCGGAGACCGACGCCGCCGCGCTAGCTGACTGGCGATAG
- a CDS encoding DUF1097 domain-containing protein — MDEYDGGLADRIGDWDETRSLAVVFGLASVPWTYVFVAGLEIPLWPSFIASATFYAAGGGVDGLVRGYASNLAGILYAVATLAIVAAVGGGPLALSLAVGAFMFLASLHEYVSVLSFTPGGFFGYATMFSVSAAGASVGGVGGLPGEALAAVLSMLLGAFIGLGTERLSGALA, encoded by the coding sequence ATGGACGAGTACGACGGGGGACTGGCTGACCGGATCGGCGACTGGGACGAGACGCGCAGTCTCGCGGTCGTCTTCGGTCTCGCCTCCGTCCCCTGGACGTACGTCTTCGTTGCCGGCCTGGAGATCCCGCTGTGGCCGTCCTTCATCGCGTCGGCGACGTTCTACGCGGCCGGCGGCGGCGTCGACGGCCTCGTCCGCGGGTACGCGAGCAATCTCGCGGGGATCCTCTACGCCGTCGCGACGCTCGCGATAGTGGCCGCGGTCGGCGGCGGACCCCTCGCGCTGAGCCTCGCTGTCGGCGCGTTCATGTTCCTCGCCAGCCTGCACGAGTACGTGTCGGTGCTCTCGTTCACGCCGGGCGGCTTCTTCGGGTACGCGACGATGTTCAGCGTCAGCGCCGCCGGCGCGTCCGTCGGCGGCGTCGGCGGGCTCCCCGGCGAGGCCCTCGCCGCCGTCCTCTCGATGCTTCTCGGGGCGTTCATCGGTCTCGGGACGGAGCGCCTGAGCGGCGCGCTAGCGTAA